ACCTTTCAATAGATTAAACCTGGCATTATTACAGCCCAAGATGTGCTTTTCATTTTCGAATGAGTAATGtagctcccctccctccccactgctcctcacttcttttcttgcttctttgcttttctcctttcttccttaaaGAAGACACACTTCTTTAAAGCATGGAAACATTATTGAGACTTTGGCCATCACCGCTGCTCAGGTGGGGCTGCAATTGTACATCATTAAAGCACCTGCCattgtggggggcggggaggggtcaCACGTTCCCAGACAAGGGCAGCCGtcaactccctcccctcccccggaaCACTGACAAGGAAGTCCTGCTGTGAGGTGCTTCAGGAACAATCAGTCCCTGCCTGAGCATAGGAGAAACCCAGGGCTTCCGTCTAGAAAGCTAAGGTCCCTTATCCTGGTTGGAATGATGTCCTGACTTTCTTTACACAAAGAATatgtgtcggggcgcctgggtggctcagttgttgggtgtctgccttcggctcaggtcatgatcccagggtcctgggatcggggccgggctccctgctccgcgggaggcctgcttctccctctcccactccccctgcttgtgttccctctctcactgtgtctctccctgtcaaataaataaataacatctttaaaaaaaaacaaaaaacaaagaatatgtgCCTTCTTGGGAGATGCCGCGAAAAGAGGCATGCTTTCAAATCACCTCAGTCTCGTGGCTCCCCCAGATCATCtcaacagagaggaagagagaagttgGCAGATCTCAGCATATGAATAGCAAACAACAAATTAATAACTATGTACTTTAATCTTCAGCATTCATAATTGCACAAAGTACCACTGATCACTTAAATAATACATGTCAGTTAATCCAATGAAGAAACTAGCAAAGTAGAATGTTTGAAGCAATAACTCGAGCATGTTAAAACCTGTCTGCGAGTGGACATTTAACACACAAAGAGCAGAATCAGAACAGGTCTTTGAGGAGCAGTGATTTAAAATCCTTACCAACAGGCAAAGCACTATGGAGAAACACACATAAATGTATTCAACCTGCCAGATGTCTCAGCTAAATGCACAGCGATTCTAACAGGTTTGGCTACAGTgactttccatatatatatatatatatatatatatatatggcacacagtaggttctcACACTCCAGGAGTGTTTGGTGATCGGAATGCAGAGTAGGAACAAAGGGGGACTACCATTACTTTCAAAGTAGAATCGAGTGGGGAAATTGAAACTCCTGACTAGTCAACTTTAAAATGGCATAAACAGAACTTTGTtacagagagagattttttttttcccttgaaaatgtATATGTGTCATAAATGGCCGAAAATCTTGTCCATGCTAGGGGAAAGTTGAGTGtggaaaaatttgcattttttaaaatctatgccgtaaagaaaataaaaagccagaGCATTCTGGCATTAGCAAAAGGCTGAACTAAGTTCTCAGGCAATAAATTTATGGGGAAACATGACAGGCTCCTCATTAAAGCTATGTGTACGTTGGCTGCATTTTATACAAGATTCTTGAATCTTGTGGAAAATTGGGCACGGCTTGACATCTGAACAATGTCCCTGGTTTGTTTGATTTCTAAAGCATCGGAATATGTTGCACTTTGGAAATCAAGTAGAGAAGAATAAACACACTAAAACAGAACTGGGCTGAATCTGAAAGTTATTTTTCCATATGtctctatgaaatatttattacctttatttcTCTTACAAAcacagccgcccccccccccgccccccacgctAGAAATACTGcggtactttttcttttctttctttttttttttttggtggcgaGAAAATAGTCCCGGTAAGGCAAATCTTACCCGGCAGCAGGAACCACCTAAGGACAGGCAATTTTCAGTTGGCTTTTCAGAAGCTGGTTGCCATGACAAAGAGCACAATTTATTCCTTGGTCCCTTATCACAGCTACAGATCACAGACCATAAAAATTAACAAggctctctccctttgcctgatGATTTCGGAGTCCCTCATCCTTACCTGAGGTCTTTTGTTCCCCCAATTAAATGGAATGAATGTCAGTCACCTAGCAATTCAATTAATGCTGATTCAAAATTCTGGCCCAAACCAGAATCTATAATCACAACCTCCTAATCACAGCTCAGTCATGAGAATGAAAAGTAAGCAGGAAATTGCACTAATTACTCAATTAGactaatactgtatttttaagcTAGGGCTTAAAGGGGCTGTCAGCCCTGACAAAGGACGCGGAGCTGTCCTCACCTTGTGTGCCTGAGGTTGCCCAACTGAAGCTGCTTTTTCAAGTGGCCATAATTTCTATCCATCGAAGATGGACTGGCCCGAGCTGGGGAGTGGAAACTTACGAAGGAGAAACCGACCACCAATGAGGGGCAGGTcggggtgggcagggaggtgcGTCAGTGGCCCTTAACACAGGCCCGTACGGCGGCCAGGGCTTCTCTGCGAGGAGCCCTCAGGCCCCAGGGTGAAGGCAGCTGAGCGCACATGGTCACGGGGCTGGTTCCAGGAAAACATCCGGTGAGGAGGAACACTCAGGGAGCGCAAGGGTGGCTCTACCAAACCTTAAAACTGAGCACAGCTCCAGGTGCCAGCCTCCCAACTCACGACAGAGCCTGCGGCGGGCGCTGGGCAGACAGCTCCTCAGCCAgtgggcccaggcctgggggtggCTGAGAGGTAAGAAGCATCCACCCCCACTCCCCGGACGGCTGCTGCAAAGCCCACCTGGAGAACCTTAATGAAATCAAGACCAGTGAGTGAAAAAGAAGTGGCTGGGAAGAACATACCAGATGGGGCTGAAGAATTTACAAAACGATGCAGGATATGACCCAATACAAGCTGGaccttatttgaaagaaaaagggGCCTAAAAAATTAGACTCTTTTTTCCTACTCAGTTTCAGAAACTGAAATATTCTGTAAACAATAGGGAGGACACTAAGGCCTGTCATGCCTCTGGTTTTTGTAAAACTCCCTCCGAGCTGGATGCAGGCGAGGAGCTGGCCccgggcagagggcagagggcctGTCACACATGGCAGGGTCTTTCCTCTGCGGCAGTTTCTGAAAATGACCAACTTGGGAACTGCTCAGGGGTTCCGAAAGGAGAAGAAGTATTTATTTGACTAAGACGGACAAAGTTTTTACTTCCAGGGCTTGCCTTGCATGTGGCCGCTGCTGAGCGAGCGGGGGTTTGGGGGGCCAGCAGGGCCCCCGGCGGGCAGGTTCTGACTGCTGCGGGCGCCTGGAACCTTGGAGTCTCTTCCAGCGGCGTTCACTTGGCTCAGCCGGCCTGAAGGGGGCAAGGAAGCAGGGAGCAGAGCTGCAAGAATGACTCCGGGCGCCATCTGCCAAGTATACTTTTAAGTTAATGAAGTCTTAGGGTACAACCACTTTTAAGCTAATGAAGTCCTATTCAGTGTCTACTTTAGACTAAAACCTACTCTTCATCCTTGAGATCAACTTgaagatggggaaggggcagggacaaaAGGAAGCCCGGtgacctttttttgttttcttcctctccattaTCCCCAACCAACCTAGCCTGGCCTTCATTCCTTCTTGGTAGAAATGGGTACAGGAGGGAttaggggaaagagaagagaaagtagtGTGCTCAAGGGAACGTTGGGCAGGGTTTCGAGGTGCCCAGaagccagagagggaaacaaaaccCATCGGAGAGGGAGTCCTAGTGCCCCAGCTGAGCCCCTCCACTCTGCCTGAAATACATATGTTATCTGACTCATAaatcctttctccttctctgtctatACGCAACGTCTAATTCTTCCCACAACCTGGGATCACcaccccttgcccccacccctccccacacagcACCCTTACACTCCCCATCCCCTACAGATATTTTAGGACTCGAATATGAGATCAAACTTTTCATACGATGAGGTCATTTTCAAAGCTCTACAGAAAACATGATCTCTAAAGGTCAAAATATCTTACTGGGATTGTCCGCAGGACCCTGATCCTCTTCCAGGTAATATtctatcttttttaaatcttctggGGTAAATCTCCATTTATTCTCAGCTGGTGGGGGCGGCACTTTGGGGCTGGATCGTTTCCGGGCAGAGCCAGGAGGAAGGGCCTGCTGGCAAGATGCTGGCAGGGAACCGGTAATCAGTCCTTCTGGGAATTTCTGAGCTAAGACTTTTAGACCTAGGTGTGGAAGAGCATCAGAAAAAGCAGCGTTAACATGGTGAGGCGAAGGCAAGACCTAGAAAGGTGGCTGCATGTCTCCTAATCTTTGGCCTTCCAGTCCGAGCCAACACAAGAACGTGACATCTTAATTGCTTCACCATGAAGCAAATTACACCAGAAAATGTTGGTGGTTAGGCGGGATTCTGAGAATTCCACCAGAAATCCTTTTGCTCCAGTCTTCAGCAGTAAGGCTTTCTCACAGAGCCTGAAAGCAACAGCGTTATTTCAGGAATTAAAAACATGTGCTGATGGAGCTAACGGAAGTTTCACAGAACTCCTGACCCCTTGCAGCCAGCCcggttctctctccttccaggaTTCTAAATTCTGAACGTGGACAGGAAAAGGGTGATAGGGGAGGGGCTGAAGGGTTGGGAGTCCAGATACCTGTGTTTTCAGTCCCAAACAGAGTACAGCCCACTCACCTCCGGAAAGCATGAAGAGGTTTTCAAACCCCCGCTCGCACATGGTGGTGGCCGCCTGGCTGGCCAGCCTCTCGTCATCGTCGTACAGAATGATGACCTTGCCGTGGGCATTTTTCTAAGAGTCACAGGAGTTAAGGTTCGCCCGCACTGGAACTACTGAGAAACTCCCAGGGAGCAAGGAACGGTCTAGGTTCACCTTCCTGAgctggtattcttttttttataaatggattATCACTGTGGTCCAAGATTATCACTAGCTCCACACCTTATACCCTTTAGCTCTTTTATCCTCACGGCCCTGAAAGGTCTGACaatctccatttcacaggtgaggacaTAGAAAACCTCTCTGTCCTATGTGTCCACTGCAGCCTTATTTATGATAGTAAAAAAAAGGAGACCCACCTAAAGGcccatttgagagaaagagtttttaaaaaagtaaatcataGTATAGTATATAGTAAGATGAGATAAGTATTGCATCAAAAATGGAGTTTATAAAGAGCTTGTGTTAGCATGGAGAAATACACTGTACTATGAACTGaggaaaaatcaaaatacaaattatatctaCAGTATGATTTCTACTTTGTTAGAAAAGAATACAGAGAAGAcaattggaaataaaatatgcaaaaaacaTAATCAGAGTTGTTCAATTGTATGATTAtcaatcttttttatatttttcagtgcttaaattattttctatttgtgtaatttttatgagccaaaaaagaaagtaagatttgaagaagaaaaaatttaaaacagaaagaaaaaaatttactcttAGGTTTTACTTGGGCAAgttttctggggggaaaaaaggtctTAGGACTAACTCTCAACAGATCACAGCCTTTAACCTAATGTTTTTTGGCCCACTGCAGGATGGCTTGGAAGCATCTGCCAAGATGGTCAGGATACTCAGCAACAGCTAAGAATCCAAATTCTAAAATATGCTAAGTAAGCTAATTAATATCAAAGGTCCTTACCCAGGTTTTTTTCCTAGGAGCATGATTCATGATAAGTTTGACTCTTACAGTCCTCAAACCACCCAACTCCTTAAAATGCAACAAAGGATACATATTCAAGAATGTCATTTGAATAAGGGTTCATCGTTCTAGACAGAGTTGCAATTGGGTAACTATAAgctgcagagagaagaaaaagcttAGGATGTTTGTAGCTCTCAGTACAACTTGGCCCCAAATTCCCGGCTGGTTTAAAGTCTAAAAGCTCAAAGAACCATATTTGCAAAATCAACGAGCCATAAACCTAAATACTTttttgagagaagagaaaaggacacTGAACACAGCAGGAAGCTTCATGTCACCATTTCGGACATTTAGCCCCGGGCCCCAGAGCCATCCGAGAATGTCACCAGCCTCCCTCAGAGCATTATGGCAGAGCCAACTTCCAGATTCCCATGATCGATCCAGCTAACAAAAAATTTCCTTAACTGCTGACCCTGGGATGTGGCTCAAGCCTGCCTAGACTCCAGAACGGGCTCTGTTCTTGGGAGTGAGACACGAGAACGCCTTCGCTCTCTTACCTCCAATAACGTGGCACTGCTGGTAAGAATCTCTGTCTCGCACATCTAGTAGCAGGAAGGGGCAGTCGGGATAAGGTTTGTCTTTGGTGTTGGGCTCTGCTTTCTTCACTAGCCCTTTGTCTAGATCCAGTTCCCCAACACCACTGATGACGCTGCAAGTGAAAAGTAGGTCAGCAGAAACTAGTCAGGGGTGAGTGGCTTCAAGGTCAAATGCATTTCTTCAGAATAGCCAGAGAGGGCTCAGTGTCTTTTCAAAGGACActtcaaagaaaaaggaaaatggatatGGTGTCTCAGTTCTGCCTCTGAATGCCCGACCGTATGGATTCCCATTCTGTCACACTGGACCCTGAGGAAGGGAGCCATGTGTCCATCCATACGTACCTTCAGAGAATGCATGTTAGGTCATTAGCATGGCTGAGGGGGCAGAAACCATAGGGCACATGCCGCCTCCAGCAACAAGGGCAGcgttcagagaaagaaagaggccaACAGTTAATCTAAGGGAATTGTGAGGAGTATAAGAAAGCAGACCAAAAGGGGAAAGAATCAGGTTGGTAGGACAGGAAAAATGAAGGCTTTCTATGTACATTAGATGTAACATAAACCAACATCGATTAATGTATCTCATCTACTTACACAGCGACCTAGCCGATACGTATTTTGAATCTTAATGTTTTCAATAGTTATCTGTACTTACTCCCGGTTTATAGGTGACAGTGTTGAGGTTGAAGAGGCTTTTAGATTTGGTGGCATTCATATAATGAGACAGAGGAAACACTAGGATTAAATGAATGAGCTTGCTATTGACAGTTCTGTTTCTAAGGTCATAAAACTGGTCACCATATTAAGATTACAGACAAAATGTGGTAAAAAATATGAATCAAAGGCTTAAGAGGAGTGGCTGTTATGAACAAAATGGCAAGGAGTGAAATATCTGTAGTGGAAGAAGAGGACGCCTTTCCCAGGCAACTCTGAAGACGTGTGTGCCCGACCACACACTAGTATGGCCTGATGGCTCCTCTCCCAGCGTGGCAAATCCAATTCTGCACTTAGACCCGATAAATGCTGGAACTAGATGCCACAGAGTGcacaggagaagaagaaaatctaTTTCCTATGAAACTGCATCCTCAATGGAAGTCTTACTGGTCTGTGTCGCTAATTCCAATTTTAGAGTTCTTGCGTAAAGTAGTTATAAAAAAACAAGAGCggtactgggggcgcctgggtggctcagtcgtttaagcgtctgccttcggctccggtcatgatctcagggtcctgggatcgagccccgcatcgggctccctgctcagtggggagcctgcttctccctctctcccgcccctccccccactcatgcgtgggcacgcttgctctctctctcagataaataaataaaatcttaaaaaaaataacagtggtACTGATGATAGCAATTCTTTCCCTAGCAGAACTAGTTTCCCTGGTACAACTGTTTTGCTAGTAGAAGGGATGGTCGTGCGCCGAAAATCAGCCCCATCTTATAATCAACACCTAATATCTGCGAGAAAGCGTTGCATCATAGTCTTCGCAGAAAGAAGGACCAGTCCCGTGCAGTTTGAGAACTCACTCCAAAGGCTGCTTTCATGCTCCTTTGCACCTGTGTTAATATCAGAGCACGGCGATTGGCactctatttttcttctgattgcAGACAGGGTAATTATAAGCTGCAGCAGACAGAAAAGGGGGCAGGAGTGGGAATCAAAAGATAGTAGTTGTAAAGCTAAGTCCTAATAGCAAACCTGCATCCAGGAAGGCTGAGAAGGATGGAATTCAGGAGTGAAAATTAATGCTCTCCTATCAATATACTCTTACCTTCACTAAGATGCTGTGAAAAGAGTCAGGTGGTGGCATTCATATCAAGAGAAAATTAGAAGGGCTGGGGTGAAAATGTGGGACTTGACTACTGCCAGTCTGTTTCTCCGGTGATTAAATCACCAAAACTGGTATCCAAAGGAGTATGAAGTAAAATGCAGGGAAAACATAGATCTGATGAGCGTACCTCTGCAGAGTGGAGCGACTGGAGTCCCCGGCTCCCGCGCTCGTTATGAACTGCATGGGGCTTGGCGACTGTTCCCCGGGGCTCCCCTTCCCGTTGGTCCTGGCACCGATTACCCCGTCGGGCTCTGAAGTCGTCGAAGAGTCATTGTCTAAGATTTGCAGAGGGATAAATAAGTAAAGTTGACCTCCGAGTTTATTCACGGCAGTCCCACTGAAATTAGGTCAAGACAAGGAAATCCTATCACAATTATTAAATTGTCCTGGAAGTTCTACCACCTAGGACCCCAGGAGTCCCCG
This genomic window from Halichoerus grypus chromosome 12, mHalGry1.hap1.1, whole genome shotgun sequence contains:
- the CEP41 gene encoding centrosomal protein of 41 kDa, which encodes MSVRRHIGNPEYLTKRIPQNPRYQHIKSRLDTGNSMTKYIEKLEEIKKNYRYKKDELFKRLKVTTFAQLVIQVASLSDQTLEVTAEEIQRLEDNDSSTTSEPDGVIGARTNGKGSPGEQSPSPMQFITSAGAGDSSRSTLQSVISGVGELDLDKGLVKKAEPNTKDKPYPDCPFLLLDVRDRDSYQQCHVIGAYSYPIATLSRTMNPYSNDILEYKNAHGKVIILYDDDERLASQAATTMCERGFENLFMLSGGLKVLAQKFPEGLITGSLPASCQQALPPGSARKRSSPKVPPPPAENKWRFTPEDLKKIEYYLEEDQGPADNPSRLSQVNAAGRDSKVPGARSSQNLPAGGPAGPPNPRSLSSGHMQGKPWK